A DNA window from Pseudomonas wuhanensis contains the following coding sequences:
- a CDS encoding extracellular solute-binding protein — MKRPLLLLLISLALSSPASATISESHGYAQFGTLKYPARFTHFDWVNPQAPKGGTLRVMAFGTFDTLNPYTFKGSSPVSTGNFLQYGINELNEPLMVGTGQYAPSGDEPTSSYGLIAQSVEYSEDRSWVVFNLRPEARFHDGTPITAYDVAFSYRLLLKEGHPQYRTNLQEVSRVDILNPRRIRFVFKRSGNPLLILRLGELPVLPQHYWEGRDFKATTFEPPLGSGPYRITSVTPGRQIIFERVKDYWGKDLPVNRGKYNVDRMEVEFYRDSDVAFEAFKAGEFDIYIEHQAKNWANGYNFPAVRRGDVIKAQIPHQIPTQSQGLFMNTRRSTFAEAKVREALGLMFDFEWTNRTLFSGAYKRAMSYYPNSEFSATGLPVGHEWLLLKPYRDQLPAKLLTEPFSLPQTEGRGIPRETMRKALELLAEAGWKLSGQRLQNTIGQPLRFEILLVNPNLERILQPYVENLASIGIDARLRTVDRAQYKQRLDQFDFDMILMTLNQTLSPGLEQWQYFHSSQVGVKGSKNYAGIANPVVDHLLEQLLAAQTRDAQVAAGKALDRVLLWQHYIIPNWYLNYHRLAYRNRFAFVTTPPYTLGLSAWWLKSSEKDR; from the coding sequence TTGAAGCGTCCCCTCCTCCTGCTCCTGATCAGCCTGGCCTTGAGCTCCCCCGCAAGCGCGACGATCAGCGAAAGCCATGGTTATGCGCAGTTCGGCACGCTCAAGTACCCGGCCAGATTTACCCACTTCGACTGGGTCAACCCGCAAGCGCCCAAGGGCGGTACGTTGCGGGTGATGGCGTTTGGCACCTTCGATACGCTCAACCCTTACACATTCAAAGGCTCGAGCCCGGTTTCCACCGGCAATTTCCTGCAATACGGCATCAACGAACTCAACGAACCGTTGATGGTCGGCACCGGCCAATACGCACCGTCCGGCGATGAGCCAACCTCCAGTTATGGCCTGATTGCTCAATCGGTGGAATACAGCGAGGATCGCAGCTGGGTGGTGTTCAACCTGCGCCCCGAAGCGCGCTTCCACGATGGCACGCCGATCACCGCTTACGACGTGGCGTTCTCTTACCGTTTGCTGCTCAAGGAAGGTCACCCGCAATACCGCACCAACCTTCAGGAAGTGTCGCGGGTGGATATCCTCAACCCACGGCGCATCCGTTTCGTCTTCAAACGCTCCGGCAACCCCCTGCTGATCCTGCGCCTGGGCGAGTTGCCAGTATTGCCCCAGCATTACTGGGAAGGTCGCGATTTCAAGGCCACTACCTTCGAGCCACCATTGGGCAGCGGGCCGTATCGCATCACCTCGGTAACGCCCGGGCGGCAGATTATCTTCGAACGGGTCAAGGATTACTGGGGCAAGGACCTGCCGGTCAATCGCGGCAAGTACAACGTCGATCGCATGGAAGTCGAGTTCTACCGTGACAGCGACGTGGCCTTTGAAGCGTTCAAGGCCGGTGAGTTCGACATTTACATCGAACACCAGGCGAAGAACTGGGCCAATGGTTACAACTTCCCGGCCGTGCGCCGTGGTGATGTGATCAAGGCGCAAATCCCGCACCAGATCCCGACCCAGAGCCAGGGCCTGTTCATGAACACCCGGCGGTCAACGTTCGCCGAGGCCAAGGTCCGCGAAGCGCTGGGGCTGATGTTCGACTTCGAGTGGACCAACCGCACGCTGTTCAGCGGCGCTTACAAGCGCGCCATGAGCTATTACCCCAACAGCGAGTTCTCCGCCACCGGGCTACCGGTCGGTCATGAGTGGCTGCTGCTCAAGCCCTATCGCGATCAGTTGCCCGCCAAGCTGCTCACCGAGCCGTTCAGCCTCCCGCAGACCGAAGGCCGCGGCATTCCGCGGGAAACCATGCGCAAGGCCCTGGAACTGCTCGCCGAGGCCGGCTGGAAGCTCAGCGGTCAGCGGCTACAGAACACCATCGGCCAACCGTTGCGCTTCGAGATCTTGTTGGTCAATCCGAACCTGGAACGCATTCTTCAGCCTTACGTCGAGAACCTCGCCAGCATCGGCATCGACGCACGGCTGCGCACGGTCGATCGCGCCCAGTACAAACAACGCCTCGATCAGTTCGATTTCGACATGATCCTGATGACCCTCAACCAGACCCTCAGCCCAGGCCTGGAACAATGGCAGTACTTCCACTCCAGCCAGGTCGGGGTCAAGGGCAGCAAGAACTACGCCGGTATCGCCAACCCGGTGGTCGACCATTTGCTCGAACAACTGCTCGCCGCCCAGACCCGCGACGCACAAGTCGCCGCCGGCAAGGCGCTCGACCGGGTGCTGCTGTGGCAGCACTACATCATTCCCAACTGGTACCTCAATTATCACCGCCTGGCCTACCGCAACCG
- a CDS encoding transglycosylase SLT domain-containing protein codes for MSSPIRKAINSDALTRLAQAIAVAVSATLAGCSSHVPQTEATHTPNIAARAKQKPIWLSEKPTPQIPQDVWERMRQGFQLQDNLGVNPRIEQQRLWFASNPSFLENAGERGSLYIHYIVERLEERNMPLELALLPVIESAYNPMAYSRANAVGLWQFIPSTGRYFNLRQTRFYDGRRDITASTTAAMDYLTRLHDMFNGDWLLALAAYNAGEGTVSRAIERNERLGLPTDYWNLPLPAETQAYVPKLLALSQVVLAPDAYGVNLNPIANEPYFQVVEINQRMDLSKVAAVANIDEDELFQLNPAFKQRTTVDGPQHLLVPTSKAQLLTASLSTMRPDELISQRSLKPVFEGADDSEIASLKRAYRVKRGDNLGTIAKANKVDVKDLQRWNKLTGKNLKVGQTLVMQDTTKGKSGRVNTVVAANSKTNGKATNKAQQTQYKVKQGDSLYMVAKRFNVEMQHLKRWNPRVGQALKPGQMLTVASPN; via the coding sequence ATGTCGTCACCTATTCGTAAAGCCATCAATTCAGACGCATTGACCCGCTTGGCTCAAGCCATCGCGGTGGCTGTGTCCGCCACTTTGGCGGGCTGTTCCAGCCATGTGCCGCAGACCGAAGCGACACACACTCCGAACATCGCCGCCCGAGCCAAGCAGAAGCCCATCTGGCTCAGCGAAAAACCAACACCGCAAATTCCACAGGACGTCTGGGAGCGCATGCGCCAAGGCTTCCAGTTGCAGGACAACCTGGGCGTCAACCCGCGCATCGAGCAACAGCGCCTGTGGTTCGCCAGTAACCCGTCCTTTCTCGAAAATGCCGGCGAACGCGGCAGCCTCTACATTCACTACATCGTCGAACGCCTTGAAGAACGCAACATGCCGCTGGAACTGGCGCTGTTGCCGGTGATTGAAAGCGCCTACAACCCGATGGCCTATTCCCGGGCCAACGCGGTGGGTCTTTGGCAATTCATCCCTTCCACCGGACGTTACTTCAACCTGCGTCAGACCCGCTTCTACGATGGTCGTCGCGACATCACCGCCTCGACCACCGCGGCCATGGATTACCTGACCCGCCTGCACGACATGTTCAACGGCGACTGGCTGCTGGCCCTGGCGGCCTACAACGCTGGCGAAGGTACGGTCAGCCGGGCCATCGAGCGCAACGAACGACTCGGCCTGCCGACCGACTATTGGAACCTGCCGCTGCCAGCGGAAACCCAGGCCTATGTGCCGAAGCTGCTGGCCCTGTCGCAAGTGGTCCTGGCGCCCGACGCCTATGGCGTGAACCTCAACCCGATCGCCAACGAACCGTACTTCCAGGTCGTCGAAATCAACCAGCGCATGGACCTGTCCAAGGTTGCCGCGGTGGCCAACATCGACGAAGACGAACTGTTCCAGCTCAACCCTGCCTTCAAGCAGCGCACCACCGTCGATGGCCCCCAGCATCTGTTGGTGCCGACGTCCAAGGCACAGCTACTGACCGCCAGCCTGTCGACCATGCGCCCTGACGAGCTGATCAGTCAGCGATCGCTCAAGCCAGTGTTCGAAGGCGCAGACGACAGCGAAATCGCCAGCCTCAAGCGCGCCTATCGAGTCAAACGTGGCGACAATCTGGGCACCATCGCCAAGGCCAACAAGGTCGACGTCAAGGACCTGCAACGCTGGAACAAACTGACCGGAAAGAACCTCAAGGTCGGCCAGACCCTGGTGATGCAGGACACCACCAAGGGCAAATCCGGGCGCGTCAACACCGTGGTCGCGGCGAACAGCAAGACCAACGGCAAGGCAACCAACAAAGCGCAACAGACCCAATACAAGGTCAAGCAAGGCGACTCGCTGTACATGGTCGCCAAACGCTTCAACGTTGAAATGCAGCACCTCAAGCGCTGGAACCCTCGGGTTGGCCAGGCGCTGAAGCCGGGGCAGATGCTGACGGTTGCTTCGCCGAATTAA
- a CDS encoding methyltransferase domain-containing protein, producing the protein MTDKAFAQADPEWLTLISAAREWLSGPIGQFLLDEERRMLEDELGRFFGGYLVHYGPSAQTPPSAPQVQRNVRLGAPLPGVEIVCEEQAWPLSEHAADVVVLQHGLDFCLSPHGLLREAASSVRPGGHLLIVGINPWSSWGLRHVFAHDALRKARCISPSRVGDWLNLLGFALEKRRFGCYRPPLASPAWQARLAGWERKAGDWQLSGGGFYLLVARKIVVGLRPVRQERREPMGKLIPLPMAKVNRRHLEP; encoded by the coding sequence ATGACCGATAAAGCGTTCGCTCAGGCCGATCCTGAGTGGCTGACATTGATCAGCGCGGCCCGTGAATGGCTGTCCGGGCCCATCGGGCAATTTCTGCTGGACGAAGAACGACGCATGCTCGAAGACGAGTTGGGGCGCTTCTTCGGCGGCTATCTGGTGCATTACGGCCCCTCGGCGCAGACGCCACCGTCGGCGCCGCAGGTCCAGCGCAATGTGCGGCTCGGTGCGCCGTTGCCGGGGGTCGAGATCGTCTGCGAAGAGCAGGCCTGGCCTTTGAGCGAGCACGCCGCCGATGTGGTGGTGTTGCAGCACGGGCTGGATTTCTGCCTGTCGCCCCACGGTTTGCTGCGCGAAGCGGCGAGCAGTGTCCGGCCTGGCGGGCATCTGCTGATTGTCGGGATCAACCCCTGGAGCAGTTGGGGCCTGCGTCATGTGTTCGCCCATGACGCCTTGCGCAAGGCCCGTTGCATTTCACCGTCGCGGGTGGGTGACTGGCTGAATCTGCTGGGCTTCGCGCTGGAGAAACGCCGCTTCGGGTGCTATCGTCCGCCGCTTGCGTCGCCCGCCTGGCAGGCCCGTCTGGCCGGTTGGGAGCGCAAGGCCGGTGACTGGCAGTTGTCGGGTGGTGGCTTCTATTTATTGGTCGCGCGCAAGATCGTGGTGGGCCTGCGGCCGGTGCGCCAGGAACGGCGCGAACCGATGGGCAAGCTGATTCCGTTGCCGATGGCCAAGGTCAACCGTCGCCACCTCGAACCGTAA
- the gloB gene encoding hydroxyacylglutathione hydrolase — MIQISALPAFTDNYIWLLQDHSTQRCAVVDPGDAAPVQAWLAAHPGWVLSDILITHHHHDHVGGVERLKKATDATVYGPASESIPARDVALKDNDRISVLGWDFDVIQVPGHTLGHIAYYHQGHLFCGDTLFAAGCGRLFEGTPEQMHHSLSRLAALPEDTLVYCTHEYTLSNLKFAAAVEPNNPDTLERLAKVTRQREAGIMTLPSTLALEKLTNPFLRTGETSVKEKVDERNGPNNRAPSAVFAALRAWKDTF, encoded by the coding sequence ATGATACAGATCAGTGCCCTGCCCGCCTTTACCGACAACTACATCTGGTTGTTACAAGACCACAGCACCCAGCGCTGTGCCGTGGTCGATCCGGGCGATGCCGCGCCAGTACAAGCCTGGCTCGCAGCGCACCCGGGTTGGGTGCTAAGCGATATTTTGATCACTCATCACCATCATGACCATGTCGGCGGCGTCGAGCGGCTGAAAAAAGCGACAGACGCGACAGTCTATGGCCCGGCCAGCGAAAGCATCCCGGCGCGGGACGTGGCACTCAAGGACAATGACCGCATCAGCGTGCTGGGCTGGGACTTTGACGTCATCCAGGTGCCGGGCCATACCCTCGGGCACATCGCCTATTATCATCAGGGCCATCTGTTTTGCGGTGACACCCTGTTCGCTGCCGGTTGCGGACGGTTGTTCGAAGGCACGCCCGAGCAAATGCATCACTCGCTGAGCCGCCTCGCGGCGCTGCCCGAAGACACACTGGTCTACTGCACCCACGAGTACACCCTGAGCAATTTGAAGTTCGCCGCAGCAGTCGAACCGAACAACCCCGACACCCTTGAACGACTGGCCAAAGTCACCCGGCAACGCGAAGCCGGAATCATGACGCTGCCTTCAACACTGGCACTGGAAAAGCTCACCAATCCGTTTTTGCGTACCGGCGAAACATCCGTTAAAGAAAAAGTGGACGAACGGAACGGACCCAATAACCGGGCTCCGAGTGCGGTTTTTGCTGCTCTTCGAGCTTGGAAAGATACGTTCTAG